A window of the Tessaracoccus sp. MC1865 genome harbors these coding sequences:
- a CDS encoding MBL fold metallo-hydrolase RNA specificity domain-containing protein yields MSTPQKATLTFLGAAGTVTGSKYLITLDDRRILVDAGMFQGDKKWRLKNRDEFPVDPASLSDVLLTHAHTDHVAYLPALVKHGFRGPIWATEATIRLAEIVLRDSGKHQEQSVTDAVRGGWSKHENPEAIYTTEDVERALPLFRSVEFDTNVDIDGVWVRWTRAGHILGSASVHVELGNRSVLFSGDLGRHDHPILKDRDTPPGADIVVVESTYGDREHPEPDVPHEDFAAAIRRTIERGGQVVVPAFAIDRTETVLHALVQMRREGRIPEVPVVVDGPMSLRALAVYSDTSLDELREDVTVADFTDLDLTATRGSRDSKALNKRTDPMIIISSSGMAEGGRVLYHLQRLLPDARNTVVLTGFQAEGTRGRALEDGARQVKINGRYVRVNAEIVRDREFSVHGDASDLLDWLKALDKEPEEVFVTHGEPQVAAQFADRISDELGWVAVAPKFGEVVALLGDEAAD; encoded by the coding sequence ATGAGCACCCCGCAGAAGGCGACCCTGACGTTCCTCGGCGCGGCCGGCACCGTGACCGGCTCCAAGTACCTCATCACGCTCGATGACCGGCGCATCCTCGTGGACGCAGGCATGTTCCAGGGCGACAAGAAGTGGCGGCTGAAGAACCGCGACGAGTTCCCGGTGGACCCGGCCTCCCTCTCCGATGTGCTGCTGACGCACGCCCACACCGACCATGTCGCCTACCTGCCCGCTCTGGTCAAGCACGGTTTCCGCGGGCCGATCTGGGCCACCGAGGCCACGATCCGCCTAGCCGAGATCGTGCTGCGTGATTCCGGGAAGCACCAGGAGCAGTCGGTCACCGACGCGGTGCGCGGCGGTTGGTCCAAGCACGAGAATCCCGAGGCGATCTACACGACCGAGGACGTGGAGAGGGCCCTCCCGCTGTTCCGGTCGGTCGAGTTCGACACGAACGTCGACATCGACGGCGTCTGGGTGCGTTGGACCAGGGCCGGGCACATCCTCGGTTCCGCCTCGGTCCACGTGGAGCTCGGCAACCGCTCGGTGCTGTTCTCCGGCGACCTCGGCCGCCACGACCACCCCATCCTCAAGGACCGCGACACTCCCCCCGGCGCCGACATCGTGGTGGTGGAATCCACCTACGGCGACCGTGAGCACCCAGAACCCGACGTCCCGCACGAGGACTTCGCTGCCGCCATCCGCCGCACCATTGAGCGGGGCGGTCAGGTGGTGGTCCCCGCCTTCGCGATCGACCGGACGGAGACGGTGCTGCACGCGCTGGTGCAGATGCGCCGCGAGGGCCGCATCCCCGAGGTGCCTGTCGTCGTCGACGGCCCCATGTCGTTGCGCGCACTCGCTGTCTACAGCGACACGTCGCTGGACGAACTGCGCGAGGACGTGACGGTCGCCGATTTCACGGACCTGGACCTCACCGCCACCCGCGGCTCGCGCGATTCGAAGGCGCTGAACAAGCGCACCGACCCCATGATCATCATCTCGAGCTCGGGTATGGCCGAGGGCGGCCGAGTGCTGTACCACCTGCAGCGGTTGCTGCCGGACGCCCGCAACACGGTCGTGCTCACGGGCTTCCAGGCCGAGGGCACCCGCGGCCGTGCACTCGAGGACGGCGCCCGTCAGGTGAAGATCAACGGCAGGTACGTCCGGGTGAACGCCGAGATCGTGCGCGACCGCGAGTTCTCCGTGCACGGCGACGCGTCGGACCTGCTCGACTGGCTGAAGGCCCTGGACAAGGAACCGGAAGAGGTTTTCGTCACGCACGGTGAGCCCCAGGTGGCCGCACAGTTCGCGGACCGGATCTCCGACGAGCTCGGCTGGGTCGCCGTCGCCCCGAAGTTCGGCGAGGTCGTCGCGCTCCTGGGCGACGAAGCCGCCGACTAG
- a CDS encoding Bax inhibitor-1/YccA family protein, whose product MANPIIGRPDSFTKNLGTQQRGYTGYGQPQGYAQPQSQPQGQWQGYLPPQQQFEQNQFNQPQQTDPRLGGVMTLDDVLAKTAITLGTVAIVAVATFILLPMSLMLPAVIGSGIVGLVTILFVAGRRKLPVGGVLFYAAVEGIFVGAFSKFFEYLYPGIVVQAVLATFVTAAATLAAYKFFNIRVTPKFRKMVSIGTVALLGVLLVNFGLALFGVDTAIRGIGSGAGWLAIGISILAVVLAVLNLVTDFDSVERGIAAQAPAQESWRAALGITVTMVWLYVELLRIMSYFRD is encoded by the coding sequence ATGGCTAACCCGATCATCGGCAGGCCCGACTCGTTCACGAAGAATCTGGGCACGCAGCAGCGCGGCTACACCGGCTACGGCCAGCCCCAGGGATATGCGCAGCCGCAGAGCCAGCCCCAGGGCCAGTGGCAGGGCTACCTGCCACCGCAGCAGCAGTTCGAGCAGAACCAGTTCAACCAGCCCCAGCAGACCGATCCGCGCCTCGGCGGCGTGATGACGCTGGACGACGTGCTCGCCAAGACCGCCATCACGCTCGGCACCGTGGCCATCGTCGCCGTCGCTACGTTCATCCTGCTGCCCATGAGCCTGATGCTGCCCGCCGTCATCGGCTCGGGGATCGTGGGCCTGGTCACCATCCTGTTCGTGGCCGGCCGCCGCAAGCTCCCCGTCGGCGGTGTGCTGTTCTACGCCGCGGTCGAGGGCATCTTCGTGGGTGCGTTCTCGAAGTTCTTCGAGTACCTGTATCCGGGCATCGTGGTGCAGGCCGTGCTGGCCACCTTCGTCACCGCGGCCGCCACTCTGGCGGCGTACAAGTTCTTCAACATCCGCGTCACCCCGAAGTTCCGCAAGATGGTCTCCATCGGCACGGTCGCCCTGCTGGGTGTCCTGCTCGTCAACTTCGGCCTCGCGCTGTTCGGCGTCGACACCGCCATCCGCGGCATCGGTTCCGGCGCCGGCTGGCTGGCGATCGGGATCTCGATCCTGGCCGTCGTGCTGGCCGTGCTGAACCTCGTGACGGACTTCGACTCCGTCGAACGCGGTATCGCTGCCCAGGCGCCCGCTCAGGAATCGTGGCGCGCGGCTCTCGGCATCACGGTCACCATGGTGTGGCTGTACGTCGAGCTCCTGCGCATCATGAGCTACTTCAGGGACTGA
- a CDS encoding NUDIX hydrolase, whose protein sequence is MRVIGVTSPLRAPVADFPVEHGAHPRVTMFDHGYVPLRPLAAAIQDGDIVFTWLVREVHESDHRPVERHTVYVNSPTETPARYQRIGAYALVLSDRGILGTVNSPATPAPGTWSLPGGGVDPGESPSEAVLREVFEETGQEIVIDRVLTLESEHWVGRSMSGRLEDFHALRVVYGATCKAPSEPVVHDIGGSTLKAGWVPTRAWRSLHWTNSSRTLLSQYARKLSSVSP, encoded by the coding sequence ATGCGCGTCATCGGTGTCACCAGTCCCCTGCGGGCGCCCGTGGCCGACTTCCCGGTGGAGCACGGTGCGCATCCCCGTGTGACGATGTTCGATCACGGCTATGTACCCCTGCGGCCGCTCGCCGCCGCCATCCAGGACGGCGACATCGTCTTCACCTGGCTGGTTCGCGAAGTGCACGAGTCGGACCACCGCCCGGTTGAGCGGCACACCGTCTACGTCAATTCGCCGACGGAGACCCCTGCCCGGTACCAGCGCATCGGCGCCTACGCCCTGGTGCTGTCGGACCGCGGCATCCTCGGCACGGTGAATTCCCCGGCCACCCCCGCGCCCGGTACGTGGTCGCTCCCTGGGGGCGGCGTCGACCCGGGAGAGTCGCCGTCGGAGGCCGTGCTGCGCGAGGTGTTCGAGGAGACCGGCCAGGAGATCGTCATCGACCGGGTCCTGACGCTCGAATCAGAGCACTGGGTGGGCCGCTCCATGAGCGGGCGGCTCGAGGACTTCCACGCCCTGAGGGTCGTCTACGGGGCGACATGCAAAGCACCCAGCGAGCCGGTCGTCCACGACATCGGTGGATCGACCCTGAAGGCCGGCTGGGTGCCTACGCGCGCGTGGCGCTCGCTGCACTGGACGAACAGCTCGCGGACGCTACTGAGTCAGTACGCCCGCAAGCTGTCCTCCGTCAGTCCCTGA